One genomic region from Nostoc sphaeroides encodes:
- a CDS encoding GNAT family N-acetyltransferase, producing the protein MPDKDGLPTQDYEVGWHLRRASWGKGYATEAGQVMLN; encoded by the coding sequence TTGCCCGACAAAGATGGTTTACCCACTCAAGATTATGAGGTAGGCTGGCACTTGAGGCGAGCTTCTTGGGGTAAAGGGTATGCAACAGAAGCAGGGCAAGTTATGCTCAATTAA